A single window of Ignavibacteriota bacterium DNA harbors:
- a CDS encoding glutathione peroxidase, with translation MSLAGVLNGKILLLVLIFGIISCTTKAEEQVDIKNVYEFTVKDIDGNDVTLSKYDGKVLLIVNVASQCGYTKQYAGLQKLYEQYKDKGFVVLGFPCNQFGSQEPGTEEEIKTFCETSFGVTFPMFSKIDVNGDNAHPLYVYLKSQAKGTLGTQPIKWNFAKFLVDKEGNVVDRIGTQTSPESLTTQIEELLKN, from the coding sequence ATGAGTTTGGCTGGAGTATTGAATGGAAAAATACTTTTATTAGTTTTAATTTTTGGGATAATTTCTTGTACAACAAAAGCAGAGGAACAAGTGGATATTAAGAACGTTTATGAATTTACGGTAAAAGATATTGATGGTAATGATGTTACATTATCTAAATACGATGGAAAAGTATTATTGATTGTTAATGTGGCTTCACAATGTGGCTATACGAAGCAATATGCAGGACTGCAAAAATTATACGAGCAGTATAAAGATAAAGGTTTTGTGGTTTTAGGCTTCCCTTGCAATCAGTTTGGTAGCCAGGAACCCGGTACAGAAGAGGAAATAAAGACTTTTTGCGAAACAAGTTTTGGTGTGACATTCCCGATGTTTTCAAAAATAGATGTAAATGGTGATAATGCTCATCCATTATATGTATATTTGAAAAGTCAAGCTAAGGGAACATTAGGAACTCAACCGATAAAGTGGAATTTTGCAAAGTTTTTGGTGGATAAGGAAGGTAACGTTGTTGATAGAATCGGCACCCAAACTTCTCCTGAATCGCTGACAACTCAAATTGAAGAGCTTCTAAAGAATTAG
- a CDS encoding hybrid sensor histidine kinase/response regulator, with translation MREKPYILIIDDNEENLHYICDIFRDYRRAVATEGLDGLRIAEASPPDLILLDIIMPKNDGFDIFKRLKQNENLKDIPVIFLTGNNNHEDIIEGLRIGAADYITKPFEKEELEVRVKNTLELKISKDKIKTQNEIMESLNLELNNFMRIATHDLKNSLLVVQGFLKIILQHYGQYDEKDLFEMLNDISDTGDVMYKILNNLSMIAKLESGEITAYPTEMDVVFLLNEYVNKYRAKAEVKNINIIQINKIRTPKLFQDYNLIMECIENLLSNAVKFSPEGSTIHVLSYNETINQQRKPKIVIEVEDNGPGIKESEQNLLFKKFSKTSAIPTNKELTTGLGLAVTKMICNVIDADVMLDKNHSKGAKFILKIPINHKN, from the coding sequence ATGAGAGAAAAGCCATATATACTGATAATTGATGATAATGAAGAAAACCTCCATTATATTTGCGATATTTTCAGAGATTATCGGAGAGCAGTAGCTACTGAGGGTTTGGACGGGTTAAGAATTGCCGAGGCAAGTCCACCTGACTTGATATTACTTGACATCATCATGCCTAAAAATGACGGATTTGATATTTTTAAGCGTTTAAAGCAAAATGAAAACCTTAAAGATATTCCTGTGATATTTCTTACAGGTAATAATAATCATGAAGATATTATTGAAGGGTTGAGAATCGGAGCTGCTGACTATATTACAAAACCATTTGAAAAAGAAGAACTTGAAGTCAGAGTGAAAAATACTCTGGAGTTGAAAATATCAAAAGACAAGATTAAAACCCAAAATGAAATTATGGAGAGTTTGAATCTTGAACTAAATAATTTCATGCGAATTGCCACCCATGATTTGAAAAATTCACTTCTTGTTGTTCAGGGATTTTTGAAAATTATTCTTCAACATTATGGGCAGTATGATGAAAAAGATTTGTTTGAGATGCTAAATGATATTTCCGATACAGGCGATGTTATGTACAAAATTCTCAATAATCTTTCGATGATTGCTAAATTGGAGTCCGGAGAAATTACGGCGTATCCAACTGAGATGGATGTTGTTTTTTTACTGAATGAATATGTTAATAAGTACAGAGCGAAAGCAGAAGTCAAGAATATAAATATTATTCAAATCAATAAAATAAGGACTCCAAAATTATTTCAGGATTATAATTTAATTATGGAGTGTATCGAAAATCTTCTTTCCAATGCAGTAAAATTTTCACCGGAAGGCAGTACTATTCATGTATTAAGTTATAATGAAACTATCAATCAACAAAGAAAACCAAAAATAGTGATTGAAGTTGAAGATAATGGTCCCGGAATCAAAGAATCGGAACAGAATCTGTTATTTAAGAAATTCTCAAAAACTTCTGCTATACCAACCAACAAGGAACTAACAACCGGGCTTGGTCTTGCTGTGACTAAGATGATTTGTAATGTTATTGATGCTGATGTTATGCTTGATAAAAATCATAGCAAGGGCGCTAAGTTTATTTTGAAAATCCCAATTAATCATAAAAATTAA
- the aspA gene encoding aspartate ammonia-lyase, with translation MNASEILEFLSGVQLFEGLSNTELESIALICNFKTYRINQYLFEENQPRLNLFLLINGRVELVKRNPFGKEKLFRVFERFDFMSEGALMDEDNPHSTSAKVVEDSELLVISRENFNELFKANYHLAVKILATVSRVISRRMSITTSQVVGAQAQYISGKTRHEHDLLGDREVPYEFYYGIQTLRGLENFNITGIAISHYPHLIRSLAQVKMAAAKANNKLGLLGNDISDAIIKACEEIINGRFHANFVVDMIQGGAGTSTNMNANEVIANRALEIMGYTRGEYEKCHPNNHVNMSQSTNDVYPTAIKLSMIYENEDMIVVLKELINSFRNKAIEFADVIKMGRTQLQDAVPMTLGQEFEAYAVTLEEEIQRLKENSKLFFEINMGGTAIGTGINADPEYSQICTDYLCEITELPFTLASNLVEATQDTGAFVIFSSAVKRLAVKLSKICNDLRLLSSGPRTGFGEINLPPMQPGSSIMPGKVNPVIPEVVNQIAFKVIGNDLTVTLAAEGGQLQLNVMEPVITQSILESIEMLKNGMMTLKYRCIDGITANVEHCRNMVLNSIGLVTALNPILGYEACTKVAKRASEENRGVYELVLEMNLLTKEELEEALKPENMIKPVQILKKF, from the coding sequence ATGAATGCCAGTGAAATATTGGAATTCCTAAGTGGAGTTCAACTTTTCGAAGGTTTAAGCAATACCGAACTTGAAAGTATTGCCCTTATATGTAATTTTAAAACATATCGAATTAATCAATATCTTTTTGAAGAAAACCAACCGCGTTTAAATTTATTTTTATTAATCAATGGTAGAGTTGAATTAGTAAAAAGAAATCCATTTGGAAAAGAAAAGCTATTCAGGGTGTTTGAGCGATTTGATTTCATGAGTGAAGGTGCTTTAATGGATGAAGATAATCCACATTCGACATCTGCTAAAGTTGTGGAAGATTCTGAACTTTTAGTAATTAGTCGGGAGAACTTCAATGAACTCTTTAAAGCAAACTATCACTTAGCTGTGAAGATTTTGGCTACAGTTTCCAGAGTTATTTCCAGAAGAATGAGCATAACCACCAGTCAGGTTGTAGGTGCTCAGGCTCAGTATATTTCAGGTAAAACAAGACATGAACATGACCTTCTTGGTGACAGGGAAGTTCCTTACGAATTTTACTACGGCATTCAAACCTTGCGAGGTCTGGAGAATTTCAATATTACAGGTATAGCTATAAGCCATTATCCGCATCTGATTCGCTCTCTTGCTCAGGTTAAAATGGCAGCAGCAAAAGCCAACAACAAATTAGGGCTACTGGGTAATGATATTTCTGATGCAATTATAAAAGCATGCGAGGAGATAATTAATGGCAGATTCCATGCAAACTTTGTTGTGGATATGATTCAAGGCGGAGCCGGCACATCAACAAATATGAATGCAAATGAAGTAATCGCTAACCGCGCTCTTGAGATAATGGGCTACACCAGAGGCGAATATGAAAAATGCCATCCTAATAATCATGTAAATATGTCCCAATCAACAAATGACGTATATCCTACAGCTATTAAGCTTTCAATGATATATGAAAATGAAGACATGATAGTTGTTCTCAAAGAATTGATTAACTCATTTAGAAACAAAGCTATCGAGTTTGCTGATGTTATAAAAATGGGAAGAACTCAGCTTCAGGATGCTGTACCGATGACACTTGGCCAGGAGTTTGAAGCTTATGCCGTAACTCTCGAGGAAGAAATTCAAAGATTGAAAGAAAATTCAAAACTGTTTTTTGAAATCAATATGGGTGGTACAGCTATAGGGACAGGTATCAATGCAGATCCTGAGTACAGCCAGATTTGCACAGATTATCTTTGCGAAATTACCGAACTGCCTTTTACATTAGCATCAAATCTTGTTGAAGCAACTCAGGATACTGGTGCTTTTGTTATTTTTTCATCTGCTGTAAAACGTCTGGCTGTGAAACTTTCGAAAATTTGCAATGACCTCAGACTTCTTAGCAGCGGTCCCCGTACCGGTTTTGGTGAAATAAATCTCCCGCCAATGCAGCCGGGTTCATCTATTATGCCGGGCAAAGTGAATCCCGTAATCCCCGAAGTTGTTAATCAAATTGCTTTCAAGGTAATTGGAAATGATTTGACAGTTACTCTTGCCGCTGAAGGAGGTCAGTTGCAGCTGAATGTGATGGAGCCTGTGATTACTCAAAGCATACTTGAATCAATCGAGATGCTAAAAAATGGTATGATGACTTTGAAATATCGCTGTATAGATGGAATTACAGCCAATGTTGAACATTGTAGAAATATGGTGTTAAACAGTATTGGGCTTGTAACAGCCCTTAATCCTATTCTTGGCTATGAAGCATGCACTAAGGTTGCTAAGCGTGCATCTGAAGAGAATCGTGGAGTATATGAGCTTGTTCTTGAAATGAATCTATTGACAAAAGAAGAACTTGAAGAAGCGTTAAAACCTGAAAATATGATTAAGCCGGTGCAAATTTTAAAGAAGTTTTGA
- a CDS encoding PDZ domain-containing protein, with product MMISLRLSLICIFIIVFNINLSYSRSDIDKLIEFQAQKFKYILETAYKNHPDSLDVIKISDEAFAALLQSIDKESYYYNKRDMKLVQEGNKGITYGIGIEAVSIYDTLYVIQVQANSPANQSGIEIGDIITQIEGRSTLAMMKKDFDELIQGDSATYVNIEIQSVYSGKKSSKKVLRKDIPIPGITASYIFPGTDIGIIVISRFSENVAEDFTRIANVLIKKGMNKIVVDMRGNPGGYMTKVDEILDLFIPGKKLLTKTVSPSADIRTEIYSNDGDLLEKIPVVALIDENSASGSELLAGVLQDYDRGIVVGRRSYGKGTIQKIWSMNDTTGFKLTVGKYQTPSGRDIQKYPDELPFMVEKGLDTNFDADAVNKKIREMGTSKIKVFQSESGRHIIGGGGIFPDKIVDNDTLTQLTQLLIRRGMFFKWAVSFKNRYGKELLDKYGNDYSKFNMEFQITDEMLREFAQYALENKVWNNEMFTQDKRYFITYQKAVIANVLWGYNAFSEVLSIVDNELVAAVRETVNAAEMINK from the coding sequence ATGATGATATCATTAAGATTAAGTTTAATTTGTATATTTATAATAGTATTTAATATAAATTTATCTTATTCCCGGTCAGACATTGATAAATTAATTGAGTTTCAGGCACAGAAATTTAAATATATTCTTGAGACTGCATACAAAAATCATCCTGACTCACTGGATGTTATAAAAATCAGTGATGAGGCATTTGCTGCACTTCTTCAGTCAATTGACAAAGAATCATATTACTATAATAAGCGAGATATGAAACTAGTGCAAGAAGGAAATAAAGGCATAACTTACGGCATCGGAATTGAAGCTGTAAGTATATATGATACTTTGTATGTTATTCAGGTGCAAGCAAATTCCCCTGCGAATCAAAGTGGTATTGAAATTGGCGATATAATCACTCAGATTGAAGGAAGAAGCACTTTAGCAATGATGAAGAAAGATTTTGATGAATTGATTCAGGGGGATTCTGCAACTTATGTTAATATCGAAATTCAGTCTGTATATTCCGGAAAGAAGTCTTCAAAAAAGGTGTTGCGAAAGGATATACCCATTCCGGGGATAACTGCATCATATATTTTTCCCGGTACTGATATTGGAATAATTGTAATAAGTCGCTTTTCAGAAAATGTTGCAGAAGATTTTACCCGAATTGCTAATGTATTAATTAAGAAAGGAATGAATAAAATTGTAGTTGATATGCGTGGAAATCCGGGTGGATATATGACAAAAGTTGATGAAATTCTTGATTTATTCATACCAGGAAAGAAACTTCTCACTAAGACAGTTTCACCATCAGCTGACATAAGGACTGAAATATACTCTAATGATGGGGATCTCCTCGAAAAAATTCCTGTAGTGGCACTGATTGATGAAAATTCAGCTTCCGGAAGTGAGCTATTAGCCGGAGTTTTGCAGGATTATGACAGAGGAATTGTTGTAGGGAGGAGGTCCTACGGGAAAGGGACTATCCAAAAAATCTGGAGTATGAATGATACCACAGGTTTTAAACTTACAGTCGGTAAATATCAGACTCCTTCAGGAAGAGATATTCAAAAATATCCTGATGAGTTACCATTTATGGTTGAAAAAGGACTTGATACCAATTTTGATGCAGATGCGGTAAATAAAAAAATCAGGGAAATGGGAACGAGCAAAATCAAAGTATTTCAGTCAGAATCCGGAAGACATATTATTGGTGGCGGAGGAATTTTTCCTGATAAAATTGTTGATAATGATACTCTTACTCAACTTACTCAGCTTTTAATCAGAAGAGGTATGTTTTTTAAATGGGCTGTGTCCTTTAAGAATAGATACGGAAAAGAATTACTTGATAAATATGGTAACGATTACAGTAAATTCAATATGGAATTTCAGATTACTGATGAAATGCTACGCGAATTTGCTCAATATGCTTTAGAAAATAAAGTATGGAATAACGAAATGTTTACGCAGGATAAACGTTACTTTATTACTTATCAAAAAGCAGTTATAGCTAATGTATTATGGGGCTACAATGCATTTTCAGAAGTATTATCTATAGTTGATAATGAATTAGTTGCGGCAGTAAGAGAAACAGTGAATGCTGCCGAAATGATTAATAAATAA
- a CDS encoding iron-containing alcohol dehydrogenase gives MEYFKFHNPTKVIFGKGTIVKIGEEIKESGINRVLLLYGGGSIMSNGVYNQVVSSLKSFGVEFVEFGGVQPNPVLEHARLAIEVMKQDNLQAVLAVGGGSVIDEAKSIAAGYFVDDVWNIFEKTESVEKALPLFTVLTLSATGTEMNSFAVLSNPAEYKKWAFGSPYSYPKVSIIDPEVQTTLPWRQTINGGVDSLSHIMELYFAGDDAETTLSINEALMRTIIKSMDELLIDERNYQARAELAWSASLALSGITGVSMNGGEWAVHRIEHAISVMFPEVAHAEGLAVLFPAWIKYVNSNSPKRFERWAKNVFNENTVEEGIEALLNTLKKWKAPTSLAEINVDKSYIPRLAEIAMKQGTLGNIKKIEYDDVVKILEIAL, from the coding sequence ATGGAATACTTTAAATTTCATAATCCAACAAAAGTGATTTTTGGAAAAGGTACAATTGTGAAAATTGGTGAAGAAATAAAGGAAAGCGGCATTAATAGAGTTCTTTTGCTCTATGGTGGTGGCTCAATAATGAGTAATGGTGTTTATAATCAGGTTGTATCCTCTTTAAAATCATTCGGTGTTGAATTTGTTGAATTCGGTGGAGTTCAACCAAACCCTGTACTTGAGCATGCTCGACTTGCAATTGAAGTGATGAAGCAGGATAATTTGCAGGCTGTTCTTGCTGTAGGCGGCGGTTCAGTAATTGACGAAGCAAAGTCTATTGCTGCAGGATATTTTGTAGATGATGTATGGAATATTTTCGAGAAAACTGAAAGCGTAGAAAAAGCACTACCTTTATTCACTGTGCTTACTTTATCAGCTACCGGAACAGAAATGAATTCATTTGCAGTGCTGAGCAATCCGGCTGAGTATAAAAAATGGGCTTTTGGCTCACCATATTCATATCCAAAAGTTTCAATCATTGACCCTGAAGTTCAGACGACACTTCCATGGAGGCAGACTATTAATGGTGGAGTTGATTCGCTTTCGCATATTATGGAATTATACTTTGCCGGTGATGATGCCGAAACGACCTTGTCAATTAATGAAGCATTAATGAGGACTATTATTAAATCTATGGATGAATTACTTATTGATGAGCGAAACTACCAGGCAAGAGCAGAACTTGCCTGGTCTGCATCCCTTGCTCTTAGTGGAATAACCGGAGTTTCAATGAATGGCGGTGAATGGGCTGTTCATAGAATTGAGCATGCAATAAGCGTGATGTTTCCGGAAGTGGCTCATGCTGAAGGATTGGCTGTGCTTTTCCCTGCATGGATTAAGTATGTAAATAGTAATAGTCCTAAGCGGTTTGAAAGATGGGCAAAAAATGTATTCAATGAAAATACTGTCGAAGAAGGAATTGAAGCCTTACTAAATACTTTGAAAAAGTGGAAAGCTCCTACTTCTCTAGCTGAAATTAATGTTGATAAAAGCTATATTCCGCGTCTTGCAGAAATTGCGATGAAGCAGGGTACACTTGGTAATATCAAAAAAATTGAATATGATGATGTTGTAAAAATTCTTGAAATTGCTTTGTAA